The following coding sequences are from one uncultured Cohaesibacter sp. window:
- the atpA gene encoding F0F1 ATP synthase subunit alpha: MDIRAAEISAILKEQIKNFGTDAHVSEVGQVLSVGDGIARIYGLDNVQAGEMVEFPGGMRGMALNLEMDNVGVVLFGDDRGVKEGDVVKRTGAIVDVPVGKGLLGRVVDPLGNPIDGKGPIEATERRRVDVKAPGIIPRKSVHEPMQTGLKAVDALIPIGRGQRELIIGDRQTGKTAIALDAILNQKSINETGSESEKLYCVYVAVGQKRSTVAQFVKTLEEQGALEYSIIVAATASDPAPMQYLAPFAGCAMGEYFRDNAMHSLLVYDDLTKQAVAYRQMSLLLRRPPGREAYPGDVFYLHSRLLERAAKLNEDNGAGSMTALPVIETQANDVSAFIPTNVISITDGQIFLETDLFYQGVRPAVNVGLSVSRVGSSAQIKAMKQVAGPIKGELAQYREMAAFAQFGSDLDATTQRLLNRGARLTELLKQPQFSPLKVEEQVAVIYAGVNGYLDNIDVHRVHAFEQGLLSVMRSEHKDVLDTIREKKALDDEITTKLKAAVDGFAKNFA; encoded by the coding sequence ATGGATATTCGGGCCGCGGAAATTTCCGCAATCCTTAAAGAGCAGATCAAAAACTTCGGTACAGACGCTCATGTCTCCGAAGTTGGTCAGGTTCTGTCTGTTGGTGACGGTATCGCCCGCATCTACGGTCTGGATAATGTCCAGGCTGGTGAGATGGTGGAATTCCCTGGTGGAATGCGCGGTATGGCACTCAACCTTGAAATGGACAACGTCGGTGTCGTTTTGTTTGGCGATGACCGCGGCGTTAAGGAAGGCGATGTGGTCAAAAGGACCGGCGCCATCGTTGACGTACCTGTCGGCAAGGGCCTTCTGGGCCGTGTCGTTGATCCGCTTGGTAACCCAATTGATGGTAAAGGTCCGATTGAGGCCACTGAACGCCGTCGTGTGGACGTGAAAGCACCGGGTATCATCCCGCGTAAATCCGTTCATGAGCCAATGCAGACTGGCCTTAAAGCCGTCGATGCATTGATTCCGATTGGTCGTGGACAGCGTGAGCTGATCATTGGTGACCGCCAAACCGGCAAAACCGCAATTGCGCTTGATGCTATTCTGAACCAGAAATCAATTAACGAGACCGGCTCTGAAAGCGAAAAGCTCTACTGCGTTTATGTTGCCGTTGGCCAGAAACGCTCCACTGTTGCCCAGTTCGTTAAAACACTGGAAGAGCAGGGCGCTCTGGAATATTCCATCATCGTTGCCGCAACGGCTTCTGATCCTGCTCCAATGCAGTATCTTGCCCCGTTCGCTGGCTGTGCGATGGGTGAATATTTCCGCGATAACGCCATGCACTCCCTCTTGGTTTATGATGATTTGACCAAGCAGGCTGTGGCTTATCGTCAGATGTCCCTGTTGCTCCGTCGTCCACCGGGACGTGAAGCTTATCCAGGTGACGTGTTCTATTTGCATTCCCGCCTACTGGAACGTGCAGCCAAGCTGAACGAAGACAATGGTGCAGGCTCCATGACCGCTTTGCCGGTTATTGAAACCCAGGCCAACGACGTTTCCGCCTTTATTCCGACCAACGTGATTTCGATTACCGACGGTCAGATCTTCCTGGAAACCGATTTGTTCTATCAGGGTGTTCGTCCTGCCGTTAACGTTGGTTTGTCGGTGTCTCGTGTGGGGTCTTCCGCACAGATCAAGGCAATGAAACAGGTTGCAGGTCCGATTAAGGGTGAATTGGCGCAGTATCGCGAAATGGCGGCATTTGCCCAGTTCGGCTCGGACCTTGATGCGACCACCCAGCGTTTGCTGAACCGTGGTGCTCGCCTGACCGAGCTTTTGAAACAGCCTCAGTTCTCGCCACTGAAAGTGGAAGAGCAGGTCGCTGTTATCTATGCCGGTGTGAACGGTTATCTTGATAACATTGACGTTCATCGGGTTCATGCGTTCGAACAAGGTCTTCTTTCCGTGATGCGTAGCGAGCACAAGGACGTGCTGGATACCATCCGTGAGAAGAAGGCTCTGGATGACGAAATTACAACCAAACTGAAGGCGGCGGTCGACGGTTTCGCAAAGAACTTTGCGTAA
- a CDS encoding F0F1 ATP synthase subunit gamma, protein MPSLKDLKNRIASVKATQKITKAMQMVAAAKLRRAQSAAENARPYAERMGEVLANVAARCTMDESTPKLLAGTGADQTHLLLVCTAERGLCGGFNSSIARLARDKARALKAEGKTVKMICVGSKGFDALKSEFGKDIIDVVDMRDVKNIRFTDAESRIGRPILNKFEKGEFDVCTLFYAQFQSVVTQVPTAQQIIPAVFEESESEKAHASGAIYDYEPDEEEILLDLLPRNVSVQVYHALLENGASEQGARMSAMDNATRNAGDMINKLEMSYNRQRQAQITGELIEIISGAEAL, encoded by the coding sequence ATGCCAAGCCTTAAGGACCTCAAGAATCGTATCGCCTCGGTTAAGGCGACACAGAAGATCACCAAAGCCATGCAAATGGTGGCGGCCGCAAAACTCCGCCGTGCTCAGAGCGCGGCGGAAAATGCCCGGCCGTATGCTGAGCGTATGGGTGAGGTGCTGGCCAATGTGGCAGCCCGGTGTACGATGGACGAATCAACGCCGAAGCTGTTGGCAGGCACTGGTGCGGATCAAACCCACCTGTTGCTGGTCTGTACCGCAGAACGTGGTCTGTGTGGTGGCTTCAACTCTTCTATCGCACGTCTTGCGCGCGATAAGGCCCGTGCCTTGAAGGCAGAGGGCAAGACAGTCAAAATGATCTGCGTCGGGAGCAAAGGTTTCGACGCACTCAAGAGTGAATTCGGCAAGGACATCATTGACGTGGTGGATATGCGCGATGTCAAAAACATCCGCTTCACCGATGCTGAAAGCCGCATTGGGCGACCGATTTTGAACAAGTTCGAAAAAGGTGAGTTTGATGTTTGCACACTCTTCTATGCTCAGTTCCAGTCTGTGGTGACACAGGTGCCAACTGCGCAACAGATCATTCCGGCTGTTTTCGAAGAGAGCGAGAGTGAAAAAGCTCACGCATCCGGAGCGATTTACGACTATGAGCCGGATGAGGAAGAAATCCTTCTGGATCTTCTGCCAAGAAACGTATCGGTTCAGGTTTACCATGCGCTTCTTGAAAATGGTGCTTCTGAACAGGGCGCTCGCATGTCTGCTATGGACAATGCAACGCGCAATGCTGGCGATATGATCAATAAATTGGAAATGTCATATAACCGCCAGCGCCAGGCTCAGATCACTGGTGAATTGATTGAAATCATCTCGGGTGCTGAGGCGCTCTGA
- the atpD gene encoding F0F1 ATP synthase subunit beta: MAANEAASGRITQVIGAVVDVQFEGDLPPILNALETDNNGQRLILEVALHLGENTVRTIAMDSTEGLVRGQAVSNTGKAISVPVGEEMLGRIVNVVGEPVDEAGPLETKLTREIHQPAPSFVEQSTEAEILETGIKVVDLLAPYAKGGKIGLFGGAGVGKTVLIMELINNIAKAHGGYSVFAGVGERTREGNDLYWEMIESGVNKQGGGEGSKCALVYGQMNEPPGARARVALSGLTVAEHFRDEGQDVLFFVDNIFRFTQAGSEVSALLGRIPSAVGYQPTLATDMGALQERITTTNKGSITSVQAIYVPADDLTDPAPATSFAHLDATTVLNRAIAEKGIYPAVDPLDSTSRMLDPRVIGEEHYAVARQVQETLQRYKALQDIIAILGMDELSEDDKMAVARARKIERFLSQPFHVAEVFTGSPGKLVSLEDTIKGFKGLVNGDYDHLPEAAFYMVGSIDEAVEKAEKLAAEAA; the protein is encoded by the coding sequence ATGGCAGCAAATGAAGCAGCTTCCGGACGTATCACGCAGGTTATCGGCGCTGTTGTGGACGTCCAGTTCGAGGGTGATCTTCCACCCATTTTGAACGCACTTGAAACCGACAACAATGGCCAGCGCCTCATTCTCGAGGTAGCTCTCCATCTTGGTGAGAACACGGTTCGTACCATTGCCATGGATAGCACCGAGGGTCTGGTTCGTGGACAGGCAGTTTCCAATACCGGCAAGGCTATTTCCGTGCCAGTTGGCGAAGAAATGCTTGGTCGTATTGTTAACGTGGTTGGCGAGCCGGTCGATGAAGCCGGGCCGCTGGAAACCAAGCTGACGCGCGAAATTCACCAGCCTGCTCCGTCGTTCGTCGAGCAGTCTACTGAAGCCGAGATCCTGGAAACGGGCATCAAGGTGGTTGATCTGCTTGCTCCTTATGCAAAGGGCGGTAAAATTGGTCTGTTCGGCGGTGCCGGCGTGGGCAAAACCGTTCTTATCATGGAGTTGATCAACAACATTGCTAAAGCGCACGGTGGTTATTCTGTGTTCGCTGGTGTTGGTGAACGTACGCGTGAAGGTAACGACCTCTATTGGGAAATGATCGAATCCGGCGTGAACAAGCAAGGCGGTGGTGAAGGTTCCAAATGCGCACTGGTTTACGGTCAGATGAACGAACCTCCCGGAGCGCGTGCCCGTGTTGCCCTTTCCGGTTTGACCGTTGCAGAGCATTTCCGTGATGAAGGTCAGGACGTGTTGTTCTTCGTGGACAATATTTTCCGCTTCACGCAGGCTGGCTCTGAGGTGTCTGCGCTTCTGGGACGTATTCCTTCTGCTGTGGGTTATCAGCCAACTCTGGCAACCGACATGGGTGCTCTTCAGGAACGTATTACCACGACGAACAAGGGGTCCATTACCTCGGTTCAGGCCATTTACGTGCCAGCCGACGACTTGACTGACCCTGCTCCTGCAACGTCCTTTGCCCACTTGGATGCAACGACGGTTCTTAACCGTGCGATTGCTGAAAAGGGTATTTATCCGGCTGTGGATCCGCTCGATTCCACCTCTCGTATGCTTGATCCGCGCGTTATCGGTGAAGAGCATTACGCAGTGGCCCGTCAGGTTCAGGAAACCCTGCAACGCTACAAGGCTCTTCAGGACATCATCGCCATTCTTGGCATGGATGAACTTTCTGAAGATGACAAGATGGCCGTTGCGCGCGCTCGTAAGATTGAGCGTTTCCTTTCCCAGCCGTTCCACGTTGCCGAAGTGTTTACCGGTTCTCCTGGTAAGCTGGTATCTCTGGAAGACACCATTAAGGGCTTCAAGGGTCTGGTTAACGGCGATTATGACCATTTGCCAGAAGCGGCATTCTACATGGTCGGCTCAATCGACGAAGCTGTCGAAAAAGCCGAGAAACTCGCAGCAGAAGCCGCTTAA
- a CDS encoding F0F1 ATP synthase subunit epsilon, whose amino-acid sequence MAEAFGFELVSPERLVLSESCVSVLVPGSDGYFTVLNNHAPVISTIAPGILEAELEDGSKRDIYVRGGFADVNDSGLKILVEQALPVEELDHDKMVKLIKDAEEDVADAETDDQRNEATLRLARLKKIQIAVTQ is encoded by the coding sequence ATGGCTGAAGCCTTTGGTTTTGAACTCGTGTCGCCTGAAAGACTGGTTCTGTCCGAATCCTGCGTTTCTGTGCTGGTTCCGGGGTCAGATGGGTACTTCACTGTTCTTAACAACCATGCACCGGTCATTTCTACGATAGCTCCGGGTATCCTGGAAGCTGAACTGGAAGATGGCAGTAAACGTGACATTTATGTTCGCGGCGGTTTTGCCGACGTGAACGATAGCGGCCTTAAAATTCTCGTTGAGCAGGCTCTTCCTGTCGAAGAGTTGGACCATGACAAGATGGTAAAACTCATCAAGGACGCAGAAGAAGATGTTGCGGATGCTGAGACAGATGATCAGCGCAATGAAGCAACTCTGCGTCTTGCTCGACTTAAGAAGATACAGATTGCTGTAACTCAATAA
- a CDS encoding methyl-accepting chemotaxis protein produces the protein MSISQVTEGVASDRGYEPARQPQKKRGLLNRLKIGHRIFGGFLAVVALVILVSLYSWFSLDKLDENFAQYGDLAGDTTIAIKLQTNLTDVQLAARNFMAKSTEQNADKFNQKYQTLLALMEQAHDEIHATQRVKWLDSIDDLLGDYKKGFDQLVVLMNNRNELIYTTLADIGNDINKRVDKVNDQIESSANSGLVVYSNEIREDMLMARLNLMKFVDDNKEETISASFKNLENLKKAEDKIRGSLISNELSAELTALTDRVKEYVTQISALQKTIEDRNVVRDETLDDKANEILATADKISSSLTTDSQALQLTVSNNFENTIQMLLIAAIVAGVIGIGFAFLISRGITKPVLSLTGAMKELAEGNLAAEVPGKERGDELGEMAGAVQVFKENAIRTKELEEEQVANQHRTEQEKRAMMDKLANDFNDHIGGIIDTVSSASEELSSNAKSMADVSDQTEKQVAEASAASAQTSGNVQTVATATEEMTSTIGEISEQVQQASHSAREAVTKVDTTNQMMELLAQNSNKIGEVVEMISQIAEQTNLLALNATIESARAGEAGKGFAVVAGEVKELAGQTAKATDEIAQQIHEIQSATEKASLSMHDVSLVIQRLDEFTASIASAMEQQNAATGEISHSIHQAAQGTEIVDNSINSVSRASQEAAEASGHVMLAAGELAKQSEFLKSEVQRFISHVREG, from the coding sequence ATGTCGATAAGTCAAGTAACAGAAGGTGTTGCAAGTGACCGGGGCTATGAGCCTGCACGGCAACCGCAGAAGAAACGTGGACTGTTAAACCGACTGAAAATTGGGCATCGAATTTTCGGTGGATTTCTGGCCGTCGTTGCTCTGGTCATTTTAGTGTCGCTATATTCTTGGTTCTCTCTGGACAAGTTGGATGAAAACTTTGCCCAATATGGAGATTTGGCCGGTGACACAACGATTGCAATAAAGCTGCAAACCAATCTTACCGATGTGCAATTGGCTGCGCGAAATTTTATGGCGAAGTCCACCGAGCAAAATGCCGACAAGTTCAATCAGAAATATCAAACTCTTTTGGCATTGATGGAGCAAGCGCACGACGAGATTCACGCTACGCAACGTGTTAAGTGGCTTGACAGCATAGATGATCTCCTTGGTGATTATAAAAAGGGATTTGATCAACTAGTTGTGCTGATGAATAACCGCAACGAGCTGATTTATACAACTCTTGCTGACATCGGTAACGATATCAATAAGCGGGTCGACAAGGTTAATGATCAGATCGAAAGTTCGGCAAATAGTGGGCTGGTTGTCTACTCGAATGAAATTCGAGAAGACATGCTTATGGCACGGCTCAATCTTATGAAGTTTGTCGATGACAACAAAGAAGAGACTATTAGTGCGTCTTTCAAAAATCTTGAGAATCTCAAGAAAGCGGAAGACAAAATCCGCGGTAGCCTTATATCCAACGAGTTGAGCGCGGAACTTACAGCGCTTACTGACCGGGTGAAAGAATACGTGACGCAGATTTCCGCTTTGCAGAAGACCATCGAGGATAGAAATGTCGTTCGCGATGAAACTCTAGATGACAAGGCGAATGAAATTCTGGCAACTGCCGATAAGATCTCCTCTTCTCTGACGACCGATAGTCAAGCTCTTCAACTGACTGTGTCAAACAATTTCGAAAATACGATACAGATGCTTCTCATTGCTGCAATTGTCGCCGGTGTGATCGGTATCGGTTTTGCCTTCCTCATTTCGCGCGGAATAACAAAGCCGGTTCTGAGCCTGACAGGCGCAATGAAAGAACTGGCAGAAGGCAACCTCGCGGCCGAAGTTCCTGGTAAAGAGCGCGGTGATGAACTCGGTGAAATGGCTGGTGCGGTTCAGGTCTTTAAAGAGAACGCCATCAGAACCAAAGAGCTTGAAGAGGAGCAAGTTGCCAATCAACATCGCACTGAACAAGAAAAGCGTGCGATGATGGATAAGCTTGCCAATGATTTCAATGACCATATTGGGGGGATCATTGATACGGTTTCATCAGCTTCTGAAGAATTGAGTTCCAACGCCAAGTCGATGGCGGATGTGTCTGATCAAACCGAAAAGCAAGTTGCCGAAGCATCTGCAGCTTCAGCTCAAACCTCCGGTAATGTTCAAACTGTCGCCACGGCGACGGAAGAGATGACCAGCACAATTGGCGAAATCAGCGAGCAGGTTCAGCAGGCTTCCCATTCTGCAAGAGAAGCTGTTACCAAGGTTGATACGACCAATCAAATGATGGAACTGCTGGCACAAAATTCCAACAAGATTGGTGAAGTTGTTGAAATGATTTCGCAAATCGCAGAGCAGACTAATCTCCTGGCGCTCAATGCGACCATAGAGTCAGCCCGAGCCGGCGAGGCTGGGAAAGGGTTTGCCGTTGTCGCTGGTGAAGTCAAAGAGCTTGCCGGACAGACTGCAAAGGCTACTGACGAGATTGCTCAACAAATCCATGAGATACAAAGTGCAACTGAGAAAGCTTCTCTTTCCATGCATGATGTCAGTCTTGTGATTCAGCGCCTTGATGAATTTACCGCTTCCATCGCATCGGCCATGGAGCAACAAAATGCGGCAACTGGTGAAATTTCGCATAGCATTCATCAGGCGGCCCAAGGTACTGAAATAGTAGACAATTCCATAAATTCAGTTTCCAGGGCTTCGCAGGAAGCTGCGGAAGCCTCTGGACATGTAATGCTGGCCGCGGGTGAGTTGGCTAAACAGTCCGAGTTTTTGAAATCGGAGGTGCAGAGATTCATTTCTCATGTGCGTGAGGGATAA
- a CDS encoding methyl-accepting chemotaxis protein: MSTQIATGLTQASILNEGTFAQGKRSKSILSNVKIGFRVYLGFVIVLALLAGLTVYGTVQLSSLEDRVIVYGDKAGDALLVSDIQRAVTEIQLAAREYVGTITPEAAKEAEKAYKERFDVILGLIVDAEGELQQAERVALLKKIDTSLGDYKVGFTDITRLKEETHHLLYDILAPTGDIITSTLHELHTAANASGNLSLLSRVGDAQESMLLARLNTMKFWASDDKVVAEKVLDHLSELESRLNGMRGSLMDDQIQFKQELAIKNTQLYHSSFKKMFEALQESDRIRVDTLDDGASEILAAAKAITASAKAEEELTQEQVNRQIDDLRVMLLIVGIAAVVAGLGSAFIIVRSITKPIVSLTTVMGRLAHNDLSVDVTGIDRGDELGQMSAAVEVFKQNAIRTRELEAEQEEQKLRSEQEKRQMMMTMADNFDAHVGSIVQTVSSASLELNASARSMSDVSERTAKQVTQASAASQQTSGNVQTVATATEEMTSTIGEISDQVLQASQCARDAAGKVHSTATQMALLAETSTKIGKVVEMISSIAEQTNLLALNATIESARAGEAGKGFAVVAGEVKALAGQTAKATEEISSQIEEIQTASKQASTSMEEVSSVIQSLDEISTAIASAMEEQNAATKEISGSIFHAAQGTEVVNENIEQVSKASQEAAAASEQVMGAADELSKQSELLKIEVDKFMNQVRNA, from the coding sequence ATGTCAACGCAAATAGCTACGGGGTTAACCCAGGCCAGTATTTTGAATGAAGGGACTTTTGCTCAAGGCAAGAGATCCAAATCAATACTGAGCAATGTAAAGATTGGATTTCGGGTTTATCTGGGCTTTGTAATTGTGCTTGCCCTTTTGGCGGGGCTGACGGTTTATGGCACGGTTCAGCTTTCCAGTTTGGAAGACAGGGTCATTGTATATGGCGACAAAGCGGGTGATGCATTGCTCGTGTCAGATATTCAGAGAGCTGTTACAGAAATCCAGCTGGCGGCGCGCGAGTATGTGGGAACTATAACGCCGGAAGCCGCAAAGGAAGCGGAAAAAGCCTATAAAGAGCGCTTTGATGTGATTCTTGGGCTGATTGTTGATGCCGAGGGGGAGTTGCAACAGGCGGAGCGAGTGGCATTGCTCAAGAAAATCGATACAAGCTTGGGTGACTACAAGGTTGGATTTACCGATATCACCCGGCTCAAGGAAGAGACCCATCATTTGCTCTACGATATTTTGGCGCCAACTGGAGACATTATTACCAGCACTTTGCACGAACTTCATACGGCAGCCAATGCGAGTGGCAACCTTTCATTGCTGTCCAGGGTTGGTGATGCGCAAGAAAGTATGCTGCTCGCTCGTTTGAATACCATGAAATTCTGGGCTAGCGATGACAAGGTTGTTGCTGAAAAGGTACTCGACCATCTGTCGGAACTGGAAAGTCGGCTGAATGGTATGCGAGGATCGCTTATGGACGATCAAATTCAGTTCAAGCAGGAGTTGGCGATCAAGAATACGCAGCTCTATCATTCTTCCTTCAAAAAGATGTTTGAAGCTTTGCAAGAAAGCGATCGCATTCGTGTAGATACGCTTGATGACGGGGCTTCGGAAATTCTTGCAGCAGCCAAGGCGATTACGGCCTCGGCAAAGGCTGAGGAAGAACTAACCCAGGAACAGGTTAACCGCCAAATCGATGATCTGCGAGTTATGTTGCTCATCGTAGGGATTGCCGCAGTTGTTGCCGGTCTTGGCAGTGCATTCATTATTGTGCGAAGCATCACGAAACCGATTGTCTCTCTTACGACCGTCATGGGGCGGCTGGCGCACAATGATCTCTCTGTGGATGTGACGGGCATTGATCGCGGTGATGAATTGGGACAAATGTCTGCTGCGGTTGAAGTCTTCAAGCAAAACGCCATCAGAACCCGCGAACTTGAAGCCGAACAAGAAGAACAGAAGCTGCGCTCCGAGCAGGAGAAGCGCCAGATGATGATGACCATGGCGGATAATTTTGATGCCCATGTTGGCAGCATTGTTCAGACGGTTTCGTCGGCTTCTTTGGAACTGAATGCAAGTGCCAGATCGATGTCAGATGTTTCAGAGAGGACCGCAAAACAGGTTACTCAGGCGTCTGCAGCTTCTCAGCAAACTTCAGGCAATGTTCAGACTGTGGCAACTGCTACAGAAGAAATGACCAGTACCATTGGTGAAATCAGTGATCAGGTTCTGCAGGCTTCCCAATGCGCGCGGGATGCTGCCGGAAAAGTTCACTCCACTGCCACGCAAATGGCATTGCTGGCAGAAACGTCGACCAAGATTGGCAAGGTTGTCGAAATGATTTCCAGCATCGCAGAACAGACCAATCTATTGGCGCTTAATGCCACGATTGAATCAGCAAGAGCTGGTGAGGCTGGCAAAGGATTTGCGGTTGTTGCTGGTGAGGTCAAGGCCCTCGCCGGGCAGACAGCCAAGGCGACCGAAGAGATTTCGTCACAGATCGAGGAAATACAAACGGCCAGTAAACAGGCTTCGACCTCAATGGAAGAGGTTTCCAGTGTCATTCAGAGTCTTGATGAGATTTCCACGGCCATAGCATCGGCGATGGAAGAGCAGAATGCTGCAACCAAGGAAATTTCAGGAAGTATTTTCCACGCAGCTCAAGGCACTGAGGTGGTCAATGAAAATATCGAGCAGGTGTCCAAGGCTTCCCAGGAAGCGGCCGCAGCCTCGGAGCAAGTGATGGGTGCTGCTGATGAGCTTTCAAAGCAATCGGAGCTGCTCAAGATCGAAGTCGACAAATTTATGAATCAGGTTCGAAATGCGTGA
- a CDS encoding RNA pyrophosphohydrolase, translated as MSKKEKRPYRDCVGICVFNKDNKVWIGNRFGAAELENSQYTWQMPQGGIDKGEEPLEAAIRELYEETSIEHVSLIRETSDWLTYDFPDHVVKAGKIGKFRGQRQKWFAFRFEGDESEIEVINPGGGKHPQEFEGWRWEALSKTPELIVPFKKDVYLQVVEAFADLASD; from the coding sequence ATGTCCAAAAAGGAAAAGCGCCCTTACCGCGATTGCGTGGGCATTTGTGTATTTAACAAAGACAACAAGGTTTGGATCGGCAACAGATTCGGCGCAGCCGAGCTTGAGAATAGCCAATATACCTGGCAAATGCCTCAAGGTGGCATTGATAAGGGAGAAGAGCCTCTGGAGGCGGCAATCCGGGAGCTCTATGAGGAGACTTCGATTGAACATGTCTCCCTGATCCGTGAAACAAGCGATTGGCTCACCTATGACTTTCCTGACCATGTAGTCAAAGCCGGAAAAATTGGCAAATTTCGTGGGCAGAGACAAAAATGGTTCGCCTTCCGGTTTGAAGGAGACGAATCCGAAATAGAAGTCATCAACCCCGGCGGCGGCAAGCATCCGCAGGAGTTTGAAGGCTGGCGCTGGGAGGCTCTGAGCAAAACCCCTGAGCTGATCGTCCCCTTCAAGAAAGATGTCTATCTTCAGGTTGTCGAGGCCTTCGCAGATCTGGCATCAGACTAG
- a CDS encoding divergent polysaccharide deacetylase family protein, giving the protein MTASDLSKPLGQNQPDPSSISRLFMLGSIALFAVVFLGIISVAMLADSPDGGLPTSEVDLNATLDTHSRIDVAGIRPGIKPGVPETTIPENQNDPQSQLNAAMPEASDAGSSADGDIRVLDPADPSLNSVDQMSGTAPYQAYARPVNTDAIAGLPKIAVIVDGLGLSQTTTEEALTLLPPDITLAFAPYGNSLARWTQRARSQGHELLVQVPMEPFDYPNNDPGPHTLLTSANVEANKANLNWVLGRLDQYVGVVNYMGARFASDELASSEFMTELKKKGLLYVDNGASGRSQLTLVADKMNIPNLRSDLIIDFRGRAADIETRLIQLESIAQEGGVALGIASAYPTSIRSISDWTQSLRQRGFALVPVTTLLKQ; this is encoded by the coding sequence GTGACGGCGAGTGATCTGAGCAAGCCTCTGGGGCAAAACCAACCAGACCCTTCCAGCATAAGTCGGCTTTTCATGCTCGGCTCCATTGCTTTGTTCGCAGTTGTCTTCCTTGGCATCATATCCGTAGCCATGCTTGCCGATTCCCCTGACGGGGGGCTACCGACAAGCGAGGTTGATCTGAATGCCACGCTCGACACCCACTCTCGCATTGATGTTGCGGGAATTCGTCCCGGCATCAAACCGGGCGTACCGGAAACAACAATTCCGGAAAACCAGAACGACCCTCAATCCCAACTCAATGCCGCAATGCCTGAGGCAAGTGATGCAGGAAGCTCAGCCGACGGAGATATCCGCGTGCTCGATCCAGCAGATCCAAGCCTGAATTCGGTGGATCAGATGAGCGGTACAGCGCCCTATCAGGCCTATGCTCGCCCGGTCAACACCGATGCAATCGCAGGGCTGCCAAAAATCGCGGTCATCGTAGATGGATTGGGCTTATCCCAAACCACCACAGAAGAAGCCCTGACCCTGCTGCCGCCAGATATAACGCTCGCTTTCGCGCCATATGGCAACAGCCTGGCCCGCTGGACCCAAAGAGCACGTAGTCAGGGCCATGAGTTACTCGTTCAAGTGCCCATGGAACCTTTTGATTACCCGAACAACGATCCCGGCCCTCATACACTCTTGACCTCGGCCAATGTGGAGGCAAACAAAGCCAATCTCAATTGGGTCCTTGGTCGCCTTGATCAATATGTCGGGGTCGTCAACTATATGGGAGCCCGATTTGCTTCTGACGAACTGGCCAGCTCGGAGTTCATGACAGAACTGAAAAAGAAGGGCCTTCTATATGTCGACAACGGCGCCTCGGGTCGCAGCCAATTGACCTTGGTCGCAGACAAAATGAACATTCCGAATTTGCGCTCAGACCTGATCATCGATTTTCGCGGTCGGGCAGCAGACATTGAAACGCGGCTGATCCAACTGGAATCCATCGCTCAGGAAGGCGGCGTGGCCCTTGGCATCGCCTCAGCCTATCCCACCTCGATCCGCTCCATTTCCGACTGGACCCAATCCTTGCGGCAAAGAGGCTTTGCGCTGGTGCCGGTTACAACTCTTTTGAAACAATAA